Proteins encoded within one genomic window of Dasypus novemcinctus isolate mDasNov1 chromosome 17, mDasNov1.1.hap2, whole genome shotgun sequence:
- the CNGA3 gene encoding cyclic nucleotide-gated channel alpha-3, giving the protein MAKIDTQHSHPSPARPAERSTDGSLHCTENGLCRTHSPCEAASPEQQSGLAMETRGQAGSRRASATSRGPARLSRLIVSLRAWAARHLRPEDHGPDAFLERFHGTELKEVSSPGSNVQSDGGSQEPPGRGRRRKTAAAVVDPSSSAYYRWLSVISLPVFYNWCLLVCRASFDELQAEHLALWLLLDYSADVLYGLDMLVRSRTGFLEQGLLVRDAARLWTHYRQTCHFKLDVLALLPTDLAYLQLGLNYPELRFNRLLKLARLFEFFDRTETRTSYPNVFRIGNLVLYILVIIHWNACLYFAVSKAIGFGTDSWVYPNVSSPEHGRLSRKYIYSLYWSTLTLTTIGETPAPVKDEEYLFVVADFLVGVLIFASIVGNVGSMISNMNAPRVEFQARVDAVKRYMRFRKVTEDLESRVIRWFDYLWAQGKTVDEKEVLRSLPDRLRAEIAAHVHLRTLQKVRIFQHCEAGLLAELVLRLRPAVFSPGDYVCKRGDVGREMFIIKEGRLAVVADDGVTQFVVLGDGGYFGEISVLDIRGSKAGNRRTANIRSIGYSDLVCLSKDDLMEALTEYPDAKKALEEKGRQILMKDNLMDEALAAAGPDPAAVEEKVALLEASLDVLHTRFARLLAEYDAAQRKLKQRLGRLESRAQACGGAPGDAGDTEPGCGAGGCGDGRAALDSATV; this is encoded by the exons ATGGCCAAGATCGACACCCAGCACTCCCACCCGTCCCCGGCCCGCCCCGCGGAGAGGAGCACCGACGGCAGCCTCCACTGCACCGAGAACGGCCTCTGCCG GACCCACTCGCCCTGTGAGGCTGCGTCACCAGAACAGCAGTCAGGACTGGCCATGGAGACCCGAGGACAGGCCGGCTCCAGGAGAGCCTCCGCCACCAGCCGGGGGCCCGCCAG GCTGTCCCGGCTCATCGTCTCGCTGCGTGCCTGGGCTGCGAGGCACCTGCGCCCGGAGGACCACGGACCCGACGCTTTTCTGGAGCGTTTCCACGGCACCGAGCTCAAGGAGGTGTCCAGTCCAGGAAGCAACGTCCAGTCGGATGGGGGCAGCCAGGAGCCGCCGGGCAGGGGGAGAAG GAGGAAGACGGCCGCGGCGGTGGTGGACCCATCCAGCAGCGCGTACTACCGCTGGCTCTCCGTCATCTCGCTGCCCGTCTTCTACAACTGGTGCCTGCTCGTGTGCAG GGCCTCCTTTGACGAGCTGCAGGCGGAGCACCTGGCGCTGTGGCTGCTCCTGGACTACTCGGCAGATGTCCTCTATGGCCTGGACATGCTGGTGCGCAGCCGCACAG GCTTCCTTGAGCAAGGCTTGCTGGTCAGGGACGCCGCCCGGCTGTGGACGCACTACCGCCAGACCTGCCACTTCAAGCTGGACGTGCTGGCTCTGCTCCCCACCGACCTGGCTTACCTACAGCTGGGCCTGAACTACCCAGAGCTGAGGTTCAACCGCCTGCTCAAGCTCGCCCGGCTCTTCGAGTTCTTCGACCGCACGGAGACCAGGACCAGCTACCCCAACGTGTTCCGGATCGGAAACCTGGTCCTGTACATCCTGGTCATCATCCACTGGAACGCCTGCCTCTACTTCGCCGTGTCCAAGGCCATCGGCttcgggacggactcctgggtcTACCCCAACGTCTCGAGCCCCGAGCACGGGCGCCTCTCCCGGAAGTACATTTACAGCCTCTACTGGTCCACGCTGACGCTCACCACCATCGGCGAGACCCCGGCCCCCGTGAAGGACGAGGAGTACCTCTTCGTGGTCGCGGACTTCCTGGTGGGCGTCCTCATCTTCGCCTCCATCGTGGGCAACGTGggctccatgatctccaacatGAACGCCCCGCGGGTCGAGTTCCAGGCCAGGGTGGACGCCGTCAAGCGGTACATGCGCTTCCGCAAGGTGACCGAGGACCTGGAGTCGCGGGTCATCCGCTGGTTCGACTACCTGTGGGCCCAGGGGAAGACGGTGGACGAGAAGGAGGTGCTCAGGAGCCTCCCGGACAGGCTGAGAGCCGAGATCGCCGCCCACGTGCACCTGCGCACGCTGCAGAAGGTCCGCATCTTCCAGCACTGCGAGGCGGGGCTGCTGGCGGAGCTGGTGCTGAGGCTGCGGCCGGCCGTCTTCAGCCCCGGCGACTACGTCTGCAAGCGGGGGGACGTCGGCCGCGAGATGTTCATCATCAAGGAGGGCAGGCTGGCCGTGGTGGCCGACGACGGGGTCACGCAGTTCGTGGTCCTGGGGGACGGCGGCTACTTCGGGGAGATCAGCGTCCTCGACATCAGGGGCAGCAAGGCGGGGAACCGGCGGACAGCCAACATCAGGAGCATCGGTTACTCCGACCTCGTCTGCCTCTCCAAGGATGACTTGATGGAGGCGCTGACTGAGTACCCTGACGCCAAGAAGGCCCTGGAGGAGAAGGGGCGGCAGATCCTGATGAAGGACAACCTGATGGACGAGGCCCTGGCCGCGGCCGGGCCGGACCCCGCGGCCGTGGAGGAGAAGGTGGCGCTCCTGGAGGCCTCCCTGGACGTGCTGCACACCAGGTTCGCGCGGCTCCTGGCTGAGTACGACGCGGCCCAGAGGAAGCTGAAGCAGCGCCTCGGCCGGCTGGAGAGCCGGGCGCAGGCCTGCGGGGGCGCCCCCGGGGACGCGGGGGACACGGAGCCCGGCTGCGGGGCCGGTGGGTGTGGGGATGGCCGCGCGGCGCTGGACTCGGCCACAGTTTAA